TTTTATACCTTATATTTTATCAGATTATACCAACTACGACACTATTAATCTACCATCATCTCAATAATATTTATCGCTTAGTTATACGTAGTATGCTTTCGTATAGCTTCGCACTAATTAGAGTAGTTAAATTATTCTTAGTTAATAGAAGTTGATAGAAGTAGATCGTAGTATGAATAACGAATTGAAATGATATTTTTCGCAAAGTGAAATAAAGCCTACGAATCGATGCGATTTTTTTCGCACAAATAAAAAAACCTTGCTAAGGCAAGGTTTTTAAAGATCGTCAAGGGGATTATATTCAGTATCATTATACAATTTATCTTCAGCCTTTGAGTCCGAGAATAAATCGTCTAGATCATCATGTGTTTCGTTTTTCTTTCTTTTAAATGTAGAAAGGGCAGATAGTACATCATCGCTATCATTTTTATGTTCTTCTTGTAATTGTATCAATCTCTCATTTTCTTGAACCAACTCAGAAACTCGCTTTGGTAGGGAGAGACCAGCAAACATAGCATAAAATTGAACATAGTTAGCATCTTTTCGATCATCAATATACTGCGCAATTGGTTTTTCATCAGCAGAAGGACTAATTGTATCAATAGCATTCTCGATGTTGTTTGTAAATTGAATGTTGAAAATACGATCAGCAGTGGTCTTATTAGCAATTATACTAACTGCTAATCTATCAGCACTATTTAACTTGTAGCCATCTGATAGAACACCTTCATTTACATAGTCTTCTAGCTTAGTTAAGTACGAGATTTGTTGCTCTGAATCTATTTCAGACGATTTAGATGAAAATTTCGCTAAATGTAGTAAACCTGGTGTTTTAATTAAGTTCTCAAACTCTGAGCTATCAAAATGATATTCTCCATATGGCTTGAAACTTGATGTAACAACATTCAACTCATGAAGTGTCTCAGCCACAAAACGGTTACTAAAGGATAAGTATTCCGATACAGTTGCATTTGGAGCTTCCTTAGTATAGTAATCATAAAGTTTTTGATTATCTACAACAATTATAGAGCCCATACCTTTCATTACTTGTGAAATCGTCTGCAAGCGTTCTAATGCATTGCTTAGTACAGTTGATCCTTCTTGAACGCGAGGTAGGGTAAGGATAAGACCAAAACGTTTCTTATAACCATTTGAGTGAAGGGACTTAATCGCTTGAATAACAGTCCCAGTACCAGTTCCACCACCTAATCCTGCGACTATCCATACGAAGTCTGATGTCATAAATTGTTTTTTGATTTCTGTTTCTACTAATTCCTGGTCATTGATATATGCAGTTTCACCAATACTGATATTTCTACCAGCGCCTTTTCCATCTCCAATTGTAAGCTTTTTTATGTTAGGATTTCGGTAATCAATTTTTTCGAGATCCATTTTATTGGTATTTAAGAGAAGGGCGGTATATGGATACTTTAAGTTGGTAACTTTTGTGCTAATATCTGCACAGGATGCTGCAATAGAACAACCTCCCATCCCTAATCCTAAATAACCAAAACGTAAACTCACTGATAGGTCATCTCGTTGTAGTAGAGATTGTTTGAAATCTACAGCAGTTGCCATATCAAATTCCTCCTCTTATTATTTTTTTGATTTTCTGTACTCCAATAATTCATGTGCTAATTCTGACAAGCTAAATAACCTGGCTCGTCCAATAACTTCTACATTTACTAGACCTGCTCCTTCTAGCCTTGATGTATATGTATCTAAGATGTATCTGGATGAAATCAACTGTTGTGTTTCATCTGCTCCTGTTTTCTCGCTGTATAACTCATTTACTTTATCTCGTAGTTGTTCTTTAAGTAGAGGCTTTGGTGCAGTTTTTAAAGCTGCAAGTACCCAAGTTCCTTCCTCTAATCGATCTAACAATATATCAAGGATTTCTTCTCTTGTCAAAAGTTCACACCTCCAGCGGAGTAATTAGAGCGTCAGTTATGACCGTAATTATTAATTCTATTATTGCCTCAATAACTGAGTTAACAAAATTATATATTGACTAAGTCCACTAGTCAACTACCTAAACTCCTTATATAACAGTAGATATTACGTTTTCACACCTGATTTAATTTATTGCATTAATTATCGCGGCAATAATTAATGCAATAATCGCTGTACTATCTTCTAATTCACAATTTAGTCTCTCATCAATTTAAATATTGATCAGTATTGCGTAATAAAAATGACCAAGGACTACAAAAATTTTAAGTGTTAGTGCTTTATCATTAATAATTCCATCAATTAATTCCACTTAGATACGAAACAAATTAATTCGTGATGTTTCGTATCACGAAATCAAATGATAGAAGAATATCTTACTGAATTTATTAACATGAAAAACGAAAATCCTTTATCAATAGAAAGGGTAAATTAATATCTTTCTTATTTTTTTTTTGAAGCTCACATGTAAGGATATTTTTAACTCTGTGATTCTTAATATAAGCACCTTAAAAATCTCGAATAAATTAAAGCTATTTATTTGTTCGATCGCTTTATTATTTACAACTTTCATTATTCAAATGTAAACGAATTTCTACGGAACGAAAAGGAATGAAATTTCTCGTATATTTTCGTATCACTAAATACTAACTGCTTTGGACGTAATTGGAGTGCTATTAGTGAATTATAGTAAAATTATTAATTGGTTGATAATGGTAGAAGGGATTGAATCTTGTATATAACTTCATAGGTACTAGATAGTTCTCTTTTCGACCAATGCGGTAGCAATAGTTTTTTGGAAATAGGAGTGATTGGTATGAGAATAGTAGAATATTTTTAATATTTACTATTATTAAATCAATTCAAAGATGACATATGTCATCTGAAAATATTGAAATAAACCTTAATATAAAACTAAGTTCGAAAGGCAGAACTTACATTCTAATTAACTCAGATGGAGGAGGGTTGCTAGACGGTAGATACTAACCTTAAAAGGACGGACAAACTATTAATACTAGATTACTTACTTAATACGGGG
This portion of the Cytobacillus sp. IB215665 genome encodes:
- a CDS encoding plasmid replication protein, giving the protein MATAVDFKQSLLQRDDLSVSLRFGYLGLGMGGCSIAASCADISTKVTNLKYPYTALLLNTNKMDLEKIDYRNPNIKKLTIGDGKGAGRNISIGETAYINDQELVETEIKKQFMTSDFVWIVAGLGGGTGTGTVIQAIKSLHSNGYKKRFGLILTLPRVQEGSTVLSNALERLQTISQVMKGMGSIIVVDNQKLYDYYTKEAPNATVSEYLSFSNRFVAETLHELNVVTSSFKPYGEYHFDSSEFENLIKTPGLLHLAKFSSKSSEIDSEQQISYLTKLEDYVNEGVLSDGYKLNSADRLAVSIIANKTTADRIFNIQFTNNIENAIDTISPSADEKPIAQYIDDRKDANYVQFYAMFAGLSLPKRVSELVQENERLIQLQEEHKNDSDDVLSALSTFKRKKNETHDDLDDLFSDSKAEDKLYNDTEYNPLDDL